The Aquila chrysaetos chrysaetos chromosome 7, bAquChr1.4, whole genome shotgun sequence DNA segment TGCATCAGGATAGGACTGTTTCATGTCACATAATTCtgatacagaaggaaaagggagaaggaacagAACACCGAATTTAAATGATAAAACATTCTTCTAGCTGTAGCTGAGGtaaattacaaagaaatattGGCCAAGCTATTCACAATTACATtaacaatagatttttttttttttttttttttagtagactGCTATGTCATTACAGTGGAGTTACTGCAATAAGAAGGTACCTAATTCTGGCAGAGAAGATCTGActatatttttctccaaaatacaaACTTTATATAATCATAGAGTCTCCAAATGAATGCCTTTTAAAGCTAAATACTGCAAAAAGATTAAACAAATACTTGTAATACAACGCAAAATTGCCTCAAAAGTGCATTATGCAGtcataacagaagaaaaaaatctgttacgGTGCTTAAAACAGCTTTATGTTCCCTTGTCCCAAAATCAGAGATCAGAGAGATAAATTCCAAGTCACTAACTTCAGTTAGATAACCCCATAAACCAGGTCAAGCCTTCACAATTCCTCTGTTAAGTGCTGTCCTGGTTTATGTAATCCCAATTTATGACTCCAGAGGACAAGTGGTCAAACAGCACAGCATATCTGTTTTGATTTATGGCTTTAAGACTACTAATTCACTACAAATGCAATATAAAGCATCATACAGCAGTTAAATAATATCTTTTTATAAGGAATGAGAAATGGCCAAACTGTGCAAGGACAGGTTTGttagtttgttaaaaaaacGGGAGCCTAAAGAAACTGATTCCAACTTTTTACAATACCTCTTTCTCACTCTGTCTTCTGACATTCTGAATTCCATTATTACCTTGTTTTTCATCACCTAGTTTTCCACTGAATATTCACCAGCCTTTGTCTTCTTTCTCAGgtcttctgaaattcagaaaccCTCCCCAACTGCTTCCCTCATCTACAAAAGTAAGAGTGGATGTATTCCATTGAGGACCAGGCACTGTTCTAAAAGCAGGATGGTAACTGCAGAGATCTCTAGGAACTTAGTCCAAACACATTTCATATAGGCTGATTCCAGATTCCAATATCCTAGATTTTTCTAAAGACTTCTTCTGGTGAACTTCTTAAATAACTGGAAAACTtattttccactgctttcagTATCACCACTCTCATCAAAAGATTGCTCAGGTCTACTGCTACAGCCTTTAAGAGGACATGGTGGCATAAGGGCCTTCCCATTTTCTAAGCtcaataaatagaaaaaaaataattagtaaaaTGCACAAGGAAAGCCTGCTACTATTAAGAACGTTTAACTTCATGTTATTTCACAAGTTTGCTCTACTACCTTACCTCTAATTTCCCCTATTGCTTAGGGCAGGTCTCTGTAAAATGTAACTCAAGGCACCGCACAAGTTCAGTAAGACAGTTATTTTCAGGAGCTTAGTAATCTCCACAGGCATGACTGTGCAACTGCCAGGACTGACATATTGAAGTGACTGCAATCAACTGTAACAGTAACTTTTTTGTGTAAGTTAGGCATGTCCTGTATCACACCAAGGTATAActaacaggaaaattaaaaaacacaaccaaccagcccccccccccccaacaaccAAACCCTCCACACTATTTGCTTAGCCATGTAgtgtttttcttcacagattttACAGTAACTCCAAACTGTTAAAAGCTGGATTTCAGGATGTGAATTAATGCCCTGTGGGGACATTATGTGGCCAAGAGATATTTCAAAGAATGCCCTTGCTTGCTAGGTTGCATGTAAATAGACATATACTTACATTCTTCCCTGCTGTATTGAGGATGCCTTCTATGAACGCTGGGAAGTGAATCACCTTcagctttttcagctttctggaCTTGGTTGTGATTAGACCACaaaacactgctgcagcagaaggtaGCACCTGTTTCTTGTAACACACCAAGTCTGAAATCAGTGGATTCTCTTTGTTCCAAAAGAGTCTGCGAGCAGCCTGAGATGTCTCCAGAATTCCCATCTATCCATTTTGCAGAGTATCTAGGTACTGGGGAGTCAAACTGTGGGAGTAATTTTCTATCAGTCTGATGTCTGAAGTTAAAATGCTGGTGTTGGGATGTTTTTGAGCTTTCAGGATCAGTGTCTAAATCCTTGTTTTGTGCATACTGTATGatccagttaatttttttgctcaagatattttttacttctgcatATGGACTTTTAGAGAGTTTTGATCGTGGACAGTCCTGATTTGCTATTAAgtgacatttttcaaagcagtctcTGTGCCCTCTTAAAGATCTTGTATGTAGAAGATCTGACTTTGGTACTCCTGTAAAGACAGAATAGAAAAAAGTTCACTTAATGTATACtcaactgatttttcaaaatctttactCACAAGcaaccaagaaaacaaaaacttaacTGATCCTTTCCTATTAACAGTCTAATCACTGTAGTAAACAAGGATATGTGATACTCCACAATTTTTGAAGTTCCACTCAGTCTTGAGTCCTTAGCATATAAAGTTTTTTGCACATAGTAATCTCTAGTGCAGGAATTATAGATTACCTGCATGTGCCTCTTGGATGATAATGCAGATGAACCAAACTGCTAACCCTGTACATACTGCATCACACCTATGCACAAGTGTGTAAGCTGTAAAACAATCCCAGCTATGTATCAGAAAGTTCTATAGAACAATACTGAAGAGCATTTTGAGAGCAGTCATACATGCTCCCATCTTCCAGGGATAATGTTATGAGCCATCTGCTCAACAAATACTGCAGTGTGTGGGCTTGTGTCATACAAGTGGTCAAACATAATTCAGATTTCAGTCTtagtttattattttgcattggTACAAGCCTTCAGCCTAGCTAGGTAAGTTAATACCTAATACTAATAATACTAATAACTAATAActaatactaatactaatacTGTCAACACTTGCCAACACTAAACTgtcctgaaattaatttcatgtaaGATGGATGTTTATTCTCCTCTTTGCTTGTCCTCCTTCAAAGACTATTCAAATAGCTACAGCAGGTAAGTTACTCAAAGTAATTGATAGTGATTGACATGTTAAAAAGGAACACAATCTGTGAAGATCTACAGTTGGTGAGTGAACACAGATGGTATGAGAAATTACTATTTCAGAAAGTTAATAGTACTGCAGTACAAAATAACTTTCTGCCACTTCAgtggatatttatttttcttcagagtcaTCTGTGCAATAGATTCAGTATCCAAGCCCACAATATTGGACAGTTCGTCATTTATCTTAACACCCAGTATACTACTTGGGAGGTTCCCaatataatgaaaaacaatttcatCAAACAAGTTCCTCATCACAAACAACAATATACCTGTGAACCACTGTTTGAAAGTGCTCAATGCTTACTAAAGACAGAATATTTAAATCAACATATGATAATGTAATTTGATCTTTGAAACTAGGCGACATGAACCAAGCTGCAGCCATTTTACCTTTTAGCCCAGAAGGAAGTATAtaaaagtgattaaaataaaagaaaaaccaagaaaTGCAACATGTAAAATTTTATAATAGAGACTTTAATGCGCAATTAGCAGAAAGCTGCATGTTACAACAATCCTCAGTTATATCTGACTTACCCTCTTAAATCCTTGTGGTAAACTTTAAGCCCTCCACCCCAAATGATTAACAAATGATAAGCTGTTAAATGATTAAATTCTGTAAACTCCCAAACTACTCTCAAAACTAAGCTACAAAAGTAAAATTCTTAACATGAAACTAGTGAAAACAAATCCAAACACTTCATTTTGATTATCTCATTTGCTGGTAACTGGTGTTTGAAGTTAGGGAGTTCAAACACTGAGAGTAGCCATTATGAACTTTTGATTTTCCACTCTTTGGGCAGCGTTGAAACTCAAGAGCATTACTGTTCTGGTTGAGTTTGTAAGCGTATACACAAAATTTATGGGGCAAAATGACAAAGAGTGGAAAATGAATGAGGACAGTAgtggaatttattttgttcttagcagctggggaaaaaggtAAGGTCATGAAAACAGACACTCCTTCTGCCCATGAACTAAGTAttagaacaaacaaaaaccacatcCCAAACAGAGGCACCTTTCAAGAAGTTCTTCAGCAAAGTACTAAGACAGATGTTGTCTTCATGGGTACAGAGTCAAGATTCTCACTCTACACCTCAAAGTATCTTTCAACCTCTTTCAGCAAACAGACATTCACTGACTATCCTTAAGCTCTACATGATCTATTGCCTACCTGCAAGGCTATTTTCCCTCTCTATCTTTACagggactttaaaaaaatccaaataatcATTTCTagtgaaaacaaggaaagaagtaATTTGTTTCATGACTTATTGGCACAATTTAAATATAGCAAGTCTGTTTAACTCTAGGAGCATGATGGAAACCCTTAAATCTTTAAGCCACAGGGAAGAGCAAACATTGTCAATTGAAGGTATAAGGCATATATTCACAACACTGCAAACcctacaaaaccagaattatttGTTCAATGTCATTTGCTTTACCCAAGTGATTCTTCAACATGCTACGCTGCTGATGCTTACAGTGCTTTCttttacttacagaaaaagTCCTCAGATTggctgaaaaataagttttacaCTATTTTTCTATATGATAAACACTCAGGAACCCACCTAACAATTTGACCATAAGACGAATGAATGAAGCCAATGTCTTCTGATCACAGGACAGAGTAATCCTGTCTAAACCAAATAATTGAAGATTTggtgaagaagagggaagagaactGCAGAAAGTACAGTTAGTAAGTCTGGGACAAATGTAGTTTTGCACAGATTGTTTCTAGTTCATGGCTGCTAATACGTACTACGGTCTGTTTTGCCCTCAGGATACCACCCTTTTCCCAACTCAAAAATCAAATATACCTACCAagtttttacttctttattcCCCCCTgcatctcctccttccccaaaactaGGGAAAGAACTACTGCagtatttctattaaaaacagaaaaaaatgaatcttgCAAGTGTAATGAATTATTCCCAGAGCTTGTTCTAGAGGCATGATCTCTTGCAGTTAAGTCCTCTGCCTGGCACATGTGAAGAACCCGGTCAGACTACACTTCCTCACATATATACACTATCACTTTTGGGGCAATCACAAAAGAAACACCTGTACAACAAATGACAGAATACTACagtatcacttaaaaaaaaaaaaaattcctttgaggCTTTCTGCTTCATTATTTCAATAAGAATAAATGTTACTTGTCCAATAGGACAAGTGAGACCacacaaaataaacaacaattttagttacacaaaaaaaccccaagtgcAGCATGACTTTATGAAGCCCCATCTGACTTATGTCTAAGCCATAAGCTCAAGATTACTCAAATCTTTCCTTCTGacaaatttatcttttaaaaagttctgaAGATTGTTAACTTCCCCACTCCAGAGGCACGCTGCTCAAAGAATGCTGTTTTATCAGAACTCAGTGATATCGGGTATGCTTGAAATTAGCAACTAttgaagtaatattttttcttctgtaaaagtCTAAGTTTTGCTATTTATATGCCACATATTAGCCATAATGTCACTATTTCTGAACATATAGCaagtattacaaaacagttCCAGTATACAGGACTACGCTCCCCATtccgctgccccccccccccccaaatttacGTCCTTCCCCATCTCTTactccactgaaaaaaaccaaaaagggtAAATCTAAATACTCTTCAATACagtaaggaacagaaaatgtacaaaaccaaaatggtttTGTACAGAATTGCTAATGGATTTGCTTCAGCATAACATAACTTGTTTGGATTCCTACTGtaacaaacacatgcaaaaaaatcctccaaaacccaaaccaaccctcAATCTTTCTTTTGTACTGAGGTGACAGTTCTTTCCTATACAGAAAACATAACATCAGCCACTAACCTTCTGGAATCGCATCCCAAGAGCTCAGCattcacagcagctgctgtgccagcacaAACTAGTAATGACATACAAGTATTACAGCAAGTAAGAGTACATTTCTTTGACACAAATCCTTCTGTTGCGGGCAATACCATCACCTTTACAAGGCAGAAAAGATGCCTATTTCTTTTTGGTAAGACTTAATACTCCATTCAGcttacttcatattttttccttcatcacaactgcagaaaaatctACCAGCTGGTAAACTGGCATGGATCAAACAAATGATATATAAAGATGATTCAGTCTTCGAAGACACATTACTTTATTCAACACTATACACAAAGAGATGAATAAAGCAAGGTAGGACTTCTGTACATTATAAGAAGTAATATCATAATTTTGATGAACAGCTGTTGTGAGTTATGGGGATTTTCACAGGGTTTCAGTTTTGTCTCAACATCCCTGTTTGCTAATACCCATCtcaacctttttatttttaggctgGTTCTTCAAGTCAGCAATCATACAAccatcaacatttttcttccccccacatTTTTAGGTATGTGTACATTTGTCCTTTACCTTACTTTCCAAGAAGAGGATTGCAGACTATGTCCAAGTATGTCCTACCCTTCATActtattttttcagagaaggaaaaagaactgcaagaagcagcaaaaagccCACAACCATCAAGAGAAGGAACACTttatctgcaggaaaaaaaaaaatccacctaaATTCAATAACATCTAGAAGACCATATCTAACTTAAGACAGCAGATGCTATTAGGAAACAAGCTCATGCCAGAGATGATTCCTCAAGTGAACAAGATTCACAGGATAATGCCAAACCTCAAGACAAATCATAAAAGAATCTCAGTAAGTGTTTACCATCCATTATTTGCTTCTGATTCTGGTAACCCATGTGTCCTAGATGAAATAGGAATGGTATCAAATTACCCAGCAGTCTCTTTCTATGTTGAACACTTGTGAGAACAGGGCTGCTTACTTAAGAGCCTAGTATTTTGGGGACAAGGGGGAAGTGGAGCATTTCAATTCTAAAGCTATGCAAGGCAGAAACTCTTCCTTTATACTGGTATAGTTCTCAACATACTGAGTCTTAATCCAGtcctgcaaaataattttgtaaataaatgacTAGCAATTACGCAATTTATAAAGTAGTATACATTTTTGTAACTTCTAGTTATTCGTAAGTGCAAAGTAGCAGAGAGCAGGGAGACTATTTACCATATAACCAGGTGTGTAATCACATCTCAATAAATTCCACCCCATTTTAAAGCACTTGTACGTGAAAGGAAATCAGTTTCCATCATATTAAaatctgttgggttttggtttttttttgttggttttttttttttttttttttaagggaagaagTCCATAAAGACTTTACTTGTGCCCTTGCAACTGGTTCACGGAGAACTATGTATACTCTTCTTCATGATAAAGATACAGAACTACATTGAAATGTTTGCTCACATTTATATATAAAGCTGGCTAGAATAGCTGTCTTATTTGGagattataataataataaagaagttCAATTCAAAAGGAATGCTCTTGAATTCCCAGACTACTTCACATCCCTTcacaaacaaatgttttcattaaaaaaaagaaaatcagtgatCATTAGCCTGCTTGTTTATCTTCcacagtggtttgttttttgttgttgtttttttttttttgtttttttttttttttaaaaaccttcttATTTGGTCTTTCAGCTCCATCAGCTGGAAATAATGTTAAAGAAAGCGTGCATTCCCTTCTTAGCAATTTGTAATGCAATGCTGGAAACTAATTGTTTTTGCAATGGTGAATAACCTTAGCTTGAacagctgaagaggaaaaaaaccccagaatttAAGATGAAGTGAACTAAAATTAACAAGAATACTTCTAGACACATGAATAGTCAATTATAAGTTTATACTACATTAGTTAAAGTCATACTAAAGTCCCTTTAAAGAATTTATAAATACTTATGGGTAAGATTTATACCTGAccatagagaaagaaaaagaaaagctgccttCTCAGTATAACACTGGCATCCACCATATATATAGCTTCCATGAATGTGTAAAGTACATGTGGTTATTAAGGACAGTCAAAGGAGAGTGAATGCACTTTGTAACACAAATTTGTATAGTACTGGCAACATGGGTGAAATTAACTGTTTAAGTCAGAACACTTTAGAAAAAGTACACCTGTAGTTTTAGCTAGTTGTGCAGGCTGCCTTCGTAGCCAGTGAAGAAATGCTTCTCGGGCACAACTCACCTCATCTTAAATAGTTACCTTTAGAAAGATTTGTGATAGGCACCTATGCTTTCTCCTTTAATCCTGTAAGCAAGCATGAACCCTTGTGAAGGACACCTGTCTGTGGCTGCCTACTTTAGGAGCCCTGGCTTTCACTACACATTCTGAAAcgtcccagctgctgctcccctctgctGTCCACCTCGCACGCACACAGTATCGCTCTGTGAACAGGCATGTCTAGCCAGCTCACAAAACAGCTCCTGAACATCTGCTAGTGTCCACTAGGAACACAAAGATCAGATGAGCTCAAGTTTGGTTTACCTAGTGTACAGCACTAAGACCTGCAGCAGACAGGGAAATGCTTCACAAGACATTAAATGTTCATGTCTATTTTAAGCCACTGCTGCATCTTAGTCTGCTTATTAAGAGTGCTGAAAGAGGGGGGTTCTTATAATAGAAAAGCAGGTCCCAAGACCTgttcaaaatacattaaataaaaccagcCCATGATAACCTAAGACAGCAAGTCATCCACACGTTCAAATGACAAGAGCTGGGGAAAACTGATACGCTTCAGTTGTACAATTCTGCCAACACTGAAAAACGGGATCTTTAGAGACAAACACATCTGCCTGACAAGACTTAAAGCCAACTACTATTTTTAAGTATATGCATGCAGTTTCATTTGAGAGTTAAATCTTATGACTTATGAGATTGGCTAGAAGGAAAATGCCAGTGCCATTCATTAACTGCCAAAACCAGACACCTGGTAAAGACCAGATATCATCTTGTTCATAAATTAAAGTTCTCTCCTCACTTTCATATGATAAAGCCAGTGCATTCCATACATCAAGTGTGCACACAAATCATCTTCCACTGCATTTCTATTAGCTCATTTGTATTTTAGTACACAGCAAAGACATACTATATAAAACAGAAGAGATCCAACTGACcctttaaacacattttcaaaattcacGTTCCCTATGAACTACTTCACTAAGAAGAGACTTTACTACCATATTAGACAAGCCAATACATTCTGATGAAAACTTTACTGCAGGAGCTACTATGTTAAAGATGTCTCacactttggaagaaaaaaaatcaattaaactGACCTTGAAGAGAATGGAAGCCATGAGacagtatttctgtattctgAATGATGCCAGGTAAGTAACATTAACTGCTCAATTTGCTTGTTTGCATGTACAAACCTCACAAATTTACACATAGAAAATGCAAGAATGTACTTTTAGAACTAGCCACACAGCTCTACTATTACTCAGCGGTACTTATATGGCACTTAGAAGATTAAGAATAGCACCACCAACTATGTTTGGACTTGAATTCGTAGTTAAGAGGTTTACTGGAAACTGCAGCAAGTTCCGCAAGTCCATTCAAGTTTGCAGTTATGAGTCATACCCCTGGACTGCAAATGTTACCTTGAAACAAGTTCTCATCTGTCTAGCCTAAAGGGCAGTGATGAaattttttagcttttgttgccagaataatacattttattgattattatttcattaacattgaaaaaaagaaggatgtgtaattattttggaacagaatgaaattaaacCAGCAGTTTCCAATCCTTTCAGCTATACCTTACAacccattttatttcagtgagatATTCTTCTGTAGGgtctaagaagaaaaaagtgaaatttgaGTGTTtatagcttttaaataaaaaaaaaaaaagtggtttagtTGTTAAGGTGAACATAAAGAACACAGAATGATGATATTACACAAGATTTTATAGAccttaacaggaaaaaagctaTGCAataagacagatttttttatatcatcTTTGTCTCAGCCTGGAGACTAGGATGCACCAACCTGACATTGAAATTGCCTCAAATGCTATGAGCCTATCAGCACTTTAAAGGATCAT contains these protein-coding regions:
- the C7H21orf91 gene encoding protein EURL homolog, with product MNEEQFVSIDLDDDNVCSVCKLGTEKETLSFCHVCFELNIEGVPKSDLLHTRSLRGHRDCFEKCHLIANQDCPRSKLSKSPYAEVKNILSKKINWIIQYAQNKDLDTDPESSKTSQHQHFNFRHQTDRKLLPQFDSPVPRYSAKWIDGNSGDISGCSQTLLEQRESTDFRLGVLQETGATFCCSSVLWSNHNQVQKAEKAEGDSLPSVHRRHPQYSREELTMMTSGELKQVNEKLLKQIQDVFEELTQQVQEKDSLASELNVRHIAIEQLLKNYSKLPCLQMGRAGMKSNVPI